The genomic DNA GCTGGTGCCTGCGGCGACCATCGGCCACACCTGGGCGTCGGCGCCGACGATGAAGTCGATGACGACGGGGCGGTCGTTGATCTCGCGGGCCTGCCGGATGACGTCCTCGACGTCCTCGGCACGCTCGCAGCGCAGACCGACGCAACCCAGCGCCTCGGCCAGCATCACGAAGTCGGGGATGCGGTGCGAGTGCGTCGACAGGTTGGTGTTGGAGTAGCGCTCGTCGTAGAACAGCGTCTGCCACTGCCGCACCATGCCCAGGTTGCCGTTGTTGATCAGCGCAACCTTGATCGGCGCCCCTTCGAGGGCGCAGGTGGCCAGCTCCTGATTGGTCATCTGGAAGCAGCCGTCGCCGTCGATGGCCCACACCTCGGCCTCCGGGCGGGCGAACTTGGCGCCCATCGCGGCCGGGATGGAGAAGCCCATGGTGCCGAGACCGCCCGAGTTCAGCCAGGTCTTCGGGTTCTCGTACTTGATGAACTGCGCGGCCCACATCTGGTGCTGACCGACGCCCGCGACGTACAGCGCGTCCGGCCCGGCGATCTGGCCCAGCTTCTCGATGACGTACTCCGGCGAGAGGCTGCCGTCGCTCTGCGGGCCGTAGCTCAGCGGGTACGTGTCCTTGACGCCGTTCAGGTAGGTCCACCAGTCGGCGAGGTCCAGCGTGTCGGCGGCGACACCGTCACGGCGCAGCGCCGCGAGCAGGTCGACGATGACGTTCTTGATGTCACCGACGATCGGCACGTCGGCGTGCCGGTTCTTGCCGATCTCGGCGGGGTCGATGTCGGCGTGGATCACCTTGGCGTCGGGCGCGAACGACGACAGCTGGCCGGTGACCCGGTCGTCGAAGCGGGTGCCGAGGGCGATCAGCAGGTCACTCTTCTGCAGCGCCGCCACGGCGGAGACCGTGCCGTGCATGCCGGGCATGCCCATGTGCTGCGGGTGGCTGTCGGGGAACGCGCCGCGCGCCATCAGGGTGGTCACGACGGGAATGCCGGTCAGCTCGGCGAGCTCCAGCAGCTCGGCGGACGCCTCGCCGCGGATGACGCCGCCACCGACGTACAGCACGGGCTTGCGCGACGCGGCGATCAGCTTGGCGGCCTCACGGATCTGGCGGCTGTGCGGCTTGGTGTTCGGCTTGTAGCCGGGCAGGTCGATGACCGGCGGCCAGCTGAAGGTGCACTGACCCTGCAGCACGTCCTTCGGGATGTCGACGAGGACGGCGCCGGGACGGCCGGAGGCGGCGATGTGGAACGCCTCGGCGATCACCTTGGCGATGTCGTCACCGTTGCGGACCAGGAAGTTGTGCTTCGTGATCGGCATGGTGATGCCGGAGATGTCGGCTTCCTGGAAGGCGTCGGTGCCGATCAGCCCGCGGCCGACCTGGCCGGTGATCGCGACGACCGGGATCGAGTCCATCTGCGCGTCGGCCAGCGGCGTGACCAGGTTGGTGGCGCCGGGGCCCGAGGTGGCCATCATCACGCCGACCTTGCCGGTGGCGTGCGCGTAGCCCGACGCGGCGTGGCCGGCGCCCTGCTCGTGCCGCACCAGCACGTGGCGCACCTTCTTCGAGTCGAACAGCGGGTCGTAGACCGGCAGCACGGCACCACCGGGGATGCCGAAGATGGTGTCGACGTCGAGTTCCTCGAGCGACCGGACGACGGCCTGGGCACCGGTCATCTGTTGCGGGGCAACGGCCTTGGAAGAACCGTTCACCGTGCCGCTGGGGCCGCCCGCTCCGTTGGGCTGCGGCGTCGACTCTGGCGGTCGCGTGGTGGGTGCGCTCACTCTTGTCCTCTTGATCGTGTTGCGGTTTTGGCGTTCCCGGGCAAACAAAAAACCCCCGTCAGCGTCTGCTGCTGTACGAGGGTTGCGCGTCGATGCTTGTAGTCGGCTTAGTCAGCCTGGTCACGCACCAACGCGCCCAGTTACTACAAGCAATGCCGAGGTCTGCATAACGGTGACGGTAGTCCTCGCGGCGCGCGCAGGTCAAATCAGTTCCGTTGCCGGACACACCCGGCGACCGGCCGACCCGCCGCCTGGGAAGATGAATGGCGTGAGCCGCCGAACCGCTTCGACCGCACCCCAGCCCGTCGTGATCAAGATCCCGGGGGTCGCCCATCTGGCGGTGGGGTTCTTCGCCATCGGCCTGCTGGCGCTGGTGTTCGCCGGGCCGGCCTGGTGCGCGGTGCTGCTCGTCATCCCGATCGTGTTGTCGGCGATGGTGATTCGCTACCGCACCGTGGCGGACAAGAAGGGCGTCACGGCGCGGTCGCTGCTCGGCAGCCGGACGGTGACGTGGCAGGACATCAAGGGACTGCGTTTCGACCGCTCCAAGTGGGCCAAGGCCGAATTGACCGACGGTACCGAGCTGCGCCTGCCGGGTGTGACGTTCGCGTCACTGCCGGTGCTGACCGCCGCCAGCGGCGGCGTCGTGCCCAATCCGTACAACGAGTGAGCCGGCGCCGCGGTCGAAGCAAGCGTCGATCACGCTCAGTGCAGCGGGTTTGATCCGTTCAGCAGCAGCCACGCGCCGACGCCCGCGCCGATGCCGAGCAACAGGCACAGGATCGACCCGATGAACGGCCGGCGGGCCCAACCGCGTCCGGCGTCGAAGCCGTAGAGCCCCGGCCCCGTCAGGGTCAGCGCCGCGGCGAGCACGATCATGGTCACCAGGTACTCGTGGCCCTCGGGCAGGAAATACGGGAAGTAGCCGTGCACGGGTTGCGCGGCCACCTCGACGGCGAGCGCGTTCATCAGGTAGCCCACCGCGACCGCCGCGGCGACCGGGGTGAACAGCCCCAGGACCAGCAGGACACCGGCGCCGATCTGCGCCCCGGTGGCGAGGTAGGTCAGTATCCCCGCGTGCTGGAAGCCGGCGGCGGCCAGCGCGTGCTCGTACCCGTTCAGGCCCTGGCCGCCCCACCAGCCGAATGCCTTCTGCAGTCCGTGGACCACCAGCCAGGCGCCGAGGCCGACGCGCAACACCATGAGTCCCAGGTCCTGGGTGCCGCGGCGCTTGGCGACGCGTACCCGGGCGTCGGTCTCGGGGTCGGGCTCGATCTCGGCGGGCCCCAATGCGTCGGAGGCCTGCTCGGCACGCCGCTCCCGAGGTTGCACGTACGGCAGCGGCTCGGGTTCGTGCATGAGATCGAACGCCATCGAGGACGGCGTCGACGACGACGCAGGCGTCACCTCGGTCGCCTCGTCGGACGACGCGTTGTCGAACCGCGGGATGGCGGTGGTCGCGGCGGTCTCACCGCCCTCTGCGCCGGCACCGCCGCGGTAGGTCGTGATGGGCAGGTCGTCTTCTGGATCGACCAGGCGTGCCGACGCGGGCCTGGCGGCCGACTCGTCGGGCCGTCGCCATGCGCGCGAGTCATGGGAAGTACTGGTCATAGTTGCCAGGGTAAGTGCAACTGCACTGCTGACCGTGGATTTAAGCGGTGGTTTGACCGGCTTGTTCACGGGATTTGCCCGGCCCGGCGCGCGGCCCCGACGTGGCGAGCATCCTCGAACAGTCCGTAACCTGGCGGGCATGACATTGCGGCGGTCGACGCAGACTGCGCTGACGAGGCCCCGACATCGGCCTGAGCGTTCCGGCTCTGCACCCGCTCGACGGGTCCTGGCGTTGTGCGCCATCGCTTTGCTGGCGCTGCCCGGCTGCGCCCGTTTCGATTCGGCGGCGTCCGAGCCGTTCACCATCGAGCCCGACCTCGGCGGGGCGCCCAGCTCGCCGCCACCGCCTCCGCCGCCGCTGCCGCCGAACCCGTTCCCCAAGGCGTGCCCGGCGCCGGCCGTGCTGCAGGGCTGCCTGGAGAGCACCAGCGGCCTGATCATGGGTGGCGACAGCAAGTCGGCGATCGTCGCCGAACGCGTCACCGGCGCCGTCAAGAACATCTCGACGACGGCGGAACCCAAGGTCAAGACCGTGATCCCGGTCGACGCCTCCGGTGACGGCGGGCTCATGGACATCGTGCTGTCGCCGAGCTACCAACAGGACCGGCTGATGTACGCGTACATCACCACGCCGACCGACAACCGGGTGGTCCGCATCGCCGACGGCGACGTGCCGAAGCCCATCCTCACCGGGATTCCCAAGGGCCCCACAGGCAACACCGGAGCGCTGATCTTCAGCAGCCCGACGACCCTCGTGGTGCTCACCGGGGACGCCGGAAACCCCGCGGCCGCAGCCGATCCGGCTTCGCTGGCGGGCAAGCTGTTGCGCATCGAGCAGCCGACGACGGTGGGCCAGGCGCCCCCGACCACCGCGCTGTCGGGCATGGGTTCCGGCGGCGGGCTGTGCATCGACGGTGCCAGCGGCTCCTTGTACGTCACCGACCGGACCCCGACCGGCGACCGGCTGCAGCGGATCACCAAGGACTCGAAGGTGTCGACGGTGTGGAGCTGGCCCGACCGACCCGGTGTCGCGGGCTGTGTGGCGACCGACGACACCGTCATGGTCAACCTCGTCAACACCAAGAAGACGGTGGCCGTCCGGCTGTCGAAGGAGACCGGCGCGGTCACGGGTGACCCCGAGGCCCTCCGCACCGACACCCACGGCCACGTCTTCGCGCTGAAGCTCTCCCCCGACGGCAACGTCTGGGGCGCCACGGTGAACAAGACGGCCGGCGACGTCGAGAAGTTCGACGACGTCGTGTTCCCGCTGTTCCCGCAGGGCGGATTCCCGCGTAGCACGGACGACAAGACGTAATTTGGCGCCCGACGTGAGGGTCGCTCGATGATGCGCGCGTGCCCGGCCGACTTCGCTCGGCTGGCCGGCTACCTGGGCTTTTCCTGCGACGACGAGTCCTGGGTCAAACTGCGCAACCCCCTGACCCTGGCCCACTGGACCATGCCGGTCGTCGAGTTGCTGATGCTGGTCGGCGCGGCACTCGCCCTGGCCTACGCGCTGCGGCGGGTCCGGCGCGACCCGACCGGGATCGCCATCTGGCTGGCGTCGCTGGTCTACGCGGTGGCGACCGAACTCCCCCGGCATCCACCGGACATCTTCGCCGGCACCCGGCTCGGAGTCATGCTGGTGCACAACGTGTTCAGCGTCGATTTCGTCGACGGACGGCTACCGCTGTACATCGTGGCGCTGTACCCGGCGACCATCACCCTGGCCTATGACATCGTCCGCGCCACCGGCGTCTTCGAACGGCGCGGCGCGGTCGTCGGCGCCATCTGCGTCGGCTTCGTGCACGGCTGCGTCTACGGCGTGTTCGACCATCTCGGTCCGCAGCTGCGCTGGTGGGTCTGGAACACCGCGAACCCCCTGAATCACCCGACGCTCGGCTGCGTGCCGGTGAGCAGCTGGGTCAGCCTCGCGGTGGTCGGGCCCGCGGCGGTCGCCTTCCTGGTGCACGTCCTGGTCGGGCGCCGGGTAGCCGCAGGCACACCACCGGGTGCGGTGTCGTTGGCCTGGCGCACAGCGGTCGTCAGCGTGCTGGCACCGGTCCTCATGGGGCTGTTCAGCCTGCCGACGTTGCTCTCCGCCCACCACAGCGCGACGCAGTACGTGGTCCTCGGGGTGGAGATGGCGATATTCACGTTCGTGGCGGTGCCGGTCCTCATTCAGGACTGGCGGATCACGCGCCGGGTCGGCACGCAGCACCCGAGTTCGTACGTGCGGGTGT from Mycolicibacterium phocaicum includes the following:
- a CDS encoding PH domain-containing protein; amino-acid sequence: MNGVSRRTASTAPQPVVIKIPGVAHLAVGFFAIGLLALVFAGPAWCAVLLVIPIVLSAMVIRYRTVADKKGVTARSLLGSRTVTWQDIKGLRFDRSKWAKAELTDGTELRLPGVTFASLPVLTAASGGVVPNPYNE
- a CDS encoding PQQ-dependent sugar dehydrogenase, with the translated sequence MTLRRSTQTALTRPRHRPERSGSAPARRVLALCAIALLALPGCARFDSAASEPFTIEPDLGGAPSSPPPPPPPLPPNPFPKACPAPAVLQGCLESTSGLIMGGDSKSAIVAERVTGAVKNISTTAEPKVKTVIPVDASGDGGLMDIVLSPSYQQDRLMYAYITTPTDNRVVRIADGDVPKPILTGIPKGPTGNTGALIFSSPTTLVVLTGDAGNPAAAADPASLAGKLLRIEQPTTVGQAPPTTALSGMGSGGGLCIDGASGSLYVTDRTPTGDRLQRITKDSKVSTVWSWPDRPGVAGCVATDDTVMVNLVNTKKTVAVRLSKETGAVTGDPEALRTDTHGHVFALKLSPDGNVWGATVNKTAGDVEKFDDVVFPLFPQGGFPRSTDDKT
- a CDS encoding acetolactate synthase large subunit, whose product is MSAPTTRPPESTPQPNGAGGPSGTVNGSSKAVAPQQMTGAQAVVRSLEELDVDTIFGIPGGAVLPVYDPLFDSKKVRHVLVRHEQGAGHAASGYAHATGKVGVMMATSGPGATNLVTPLADAQMDSIPVVAITGQVGRGLIGTDAFQEADISGITMPITKHNFLVRNGDDIAKVIAEAFHIAASGRPGAVLVDIPKDVLQGQCTFSWPPVIDLPGYKPNTKPHSRQIREAAKLIAASRKPVLYVGGGVIRGEASAELLELAELTGIPVVTTLMARGAFPDSHPQHMGMPGMHGTVSAVAALQKSDLLIALGTRFDDRVTGQLSSFAPDAKVIHADIDPAEIGKNRHADVPIVGDIKNVIVDLLAALRRDGVAADTLDLADWWTYLNGVKDTYPLSYGPQSDGSLSPEYVIEKLGQIAGPDALYVAGVGQHQMWAAQFIKYENPKTWLNSGGLGTMGFSIPAAMGAKFARPEAEVWAIDGDGCFQMTNQELATCALEGAPIKVALINNGNLGMVRQWQTLFYDERYSNTNLSTHSHRIPDFVMLAEALGCVGLRCERAEDVEDVIRQAREINDRPVVIDFIVGADAQVWPMVAAGTSNDEIMAARDIRPLFDNEDQV
- a CDS encoding DoxX family protein is translated as MTSTSHDSRAWRRPDESAARPASARLVDPEDDLPITTYRGGAGAEGGETAATTAIPRFDNASSDEATEVTPASSSTPSSMAFDLMHEPEPLPYVQPRERRAEQASDALGPAEIEPDPETDARVRVAKRRGTQDLGLMVLRVGLGAWLVVHGLQKAFGWWGGQGLNGYEHALAAAGFQHAGILTYLATGAQIGAGVLLVLGLFTPVAAAVAVGYLMNALAVEVAAQPVHGYFPYFLPEGHEYLVTMIVLAAALTLTGPGLYGFDAGRGWARRPFIGSILCLLLGIGAGVGAWLLLNGSNPLH